In Phragmites australis chromosome 16, lpPhrAust1.1, whole genome shotgun sequence, one DNA window encodes the following:
- the LOC133895679 gene encoding disease resistance protein RGA2-like, which produces MALVPSAAAGSGALQVFASHVGLGDGVIALEEKLRNASLVLGAARQIEIKNEALVESLPELQHLVYDAEEVLDEINYFRMQTELDADMEMLDETDIDDCLCDADVEMLDEAEDCVRDDDINGGSDGSSDNSDVSNLVDIADVAEHENNALVPACRHSIVRATRRVEFDKDEILPQICEISRSLGQFTNDVCKALELEELDHIALAKRGTENKRRLTTPYLTEARIYGRDLERDQIVELLMGDERREQNLAVLPIVGNGGIGKTALAQYVCSDPRVEAYFDTMIWVCVSLNFDIVRLTRQMLECITGRDQGGSANLTLLQGMLKEEVKGCRVLLVLDDIWDIKDSSEWSRLVAPLGFNQQGKGSVILVTTRSQSVAKAVCTLNPIALDGLKKEDFWECFRAYAFGKEKGNKKLYCVGRQIADMLKGYPLAAKSVGGLLRKNINFDRWTRIFESKEWISHQDTDGIISILKISYDYLPFHLRRCFSYCSLFPKSNQIYVEDLVYLWISQGFVYPVDNNRRLEEVGFEYLDDLVNLGFFEKVDEDRADIHYLMHDLMHDLAQGVSSKECFIIDGSQCQPMPSTICHLSIIASSQYSDFEKDLVELDTVQRKKLKSLMLFGSFGSTFVTRFHFMANVICNLRSLRISGIEDDGDIISGFGHCIHLRYLRATRQESDKHNPWLERYDRHFPKELCRLYRLQFLNVGVDCYLSNLTKSFSSLVNLRHFICHEENHSELSVSKLASLQELRQFKVRKEAGFQMAQLANLSELDSLSIFCLENLKTKEEASSARLLDREHLRSLCLSWDASRICANPDIEKEVLDGLQPHAELNHLQISGYRSASPPTWLGEASPLIHLQSIYLEDCLSLRTLPPFVHLKCLKKLHLSRICGTPEVLTRSLEELVIEEVEELERWVIGDKFSLLASELQVLEIKGCPKLRELPLSCCSSTQTVSVHLFPLLHRFIIHDCPLLMPLPPLPLGPKVLRMTIVNVGSPLYQSLSYYQFKSLSYYQTLILVGTEKLITPNGVLSLHNLGALSELSLISCSNLTWFSWDEAFQQLKSVKKLNFEECPKLLSMPSAQEQYYKKDHPLPALEKLTIESSYIRGNRLAHVLSHLPSLSYLELRDCPGEAGDECMLLIPLDSFISLKELCITNCVDLSCGNNKGFTGLTSLETLRIGECPKLLSSLIPDEMEEESQSLSRSILLPLSLQRLVLDGISQKLLPLSSLTSLKDLGITESSDLESLDLHACTALEEIRIHCSGALSSVKGLQTCISLRSLEVYGSPGFWLAWSHAMQELVGVNHDVLYPQLERIWTDDLSLLTSCCCKYLQSLEWLGFLCFEDDGDDDSTMEEPYEAFPLLTSLQELNFDSYKKLRSLPATLHLLPSLKKLAIKSCESIASLEELALPASLEELYISGCESLQSLPEKLNYLPSFKKLEISRCPGILSLKEQHLPSSLEEIVIEYCDNLQSLPDTLHLLSSLIKLDIKSCPSIKSMPERGLPPALRELWVWDCNEELKKQCANIRNIKRTLHICF; this is translated from the coding sequence ATGGCCCTTGTACCCTCTGCTGCAGCTGGCAGCGGTGCGCTGCAGGTGTTTGCGTCCCATGTCGGCCTAGGTGATGGAGTCATTGCCCTTGAGGAGAAGCTGAGGAACGCCAGCCTGGTGCTGGGTGCTGCCCGGCAGATCGAGATCAAGAATGAGGCCCTGGTGGAATCATTGCCGGAGCTGCAGCATTTGGTGTATGACGCTGAGGAGGTGCTCGATGAGATTAACTACTTCCGCATGCAAACGGAGCTTGATGCTGATATGGAGATGCTTGATGAGACTGATATTGATGACTGTTTGTGTGATGCTGACGTGGAGATGCTTGATGAGGCTGAGGATTGTGTGCGTGATGATGATATCAATGGAGGCAGTGATGGTAGCAGTGATAATTCTGATGTTTCTAATCTTGTTGATATTGCAGATGTGGCTGAGCATGAAAACAACGCGTTGGTCCCTGCATGTAGACACTCTATTGTCCGTGCCACGCGAAGGGTTGAGTTTGACAAGGATGAAATATTGCCTCAAATCTGTGAAATCAGTAGATCGTTGGGTCAATTCACTAATGATGTATGTAAAGCACTCGAGCTGGAGGAGCTGGATCACATTGCATTGGCAAAGCGGGGCACTGAAAACAAAAGGCGTTTGACGACACCATATCTTACAGAAGCTAGGATATATGGAAGGGATCTTGAGAGGGACCAAATCGTAGAGTTGTTGATGGGTGATGAGCGTCGTGAGCAGAACCTCGCAGTTCTACCTATTGTAGGTAATGGCGGCATTGGCAAGACTGCGTTGGCACAATATGTGTGCAGCGATCCCAGAGTTGAAGCTTATTTTGATACTATGATATGGGTATGTGTCTCCCTGAATTTTGATATTGTGAGACTTACCAGACAGATGTTAGAGTGCATAACAGGAAGGGACCAAGGAGGCAGTGCAAATTTGACTCTTCTTCAGGGGATGCTTAAAGAAGAAGTTAAGGGCTGCAGAGTCTTACTAGTTTTAGATGATATATGGGATATCAAGGACAGCAGCGAATGGAGCAGGCTTGTGGCTCCATTGGGATTCAACCAACAAGGGAAAGGCAGTGTGATCTTAGTGACCACTCGAAGCCAGTCTGTCGCCAAGGCTGTCTGCACATTGAACCCAATTGCATTGGATGGTCTCAAGAAGGAAGATTTCTGGGAATGCTTTAGAGCATATGCATTTGGTAAGGAAAAGGGTAACAAGAAACTGTACTGTGTTGGTAGGCAAATTGCTGATATGTTAAAGGGTTACCCACTAGCAGCTAAGAGTGTAGGTGGGCTACTGaggaaaaatataaattttgacCGCTGGACAAGAATTTTTGAGAGCAAGGAGTGGATATCACACCAAGATACTGACGGTATCATATCAATTCTGAAGATCAGTTATGACTATCTGCCCTTCCATCTGCGACGATGCTTCTCATATTGTTCATTGTTTCCCAAAAGTAATCAAATTTATGTGGAGGACTTGGTCTATCTTTGGATATCTCAAGGATTTGTTTATCCTGTGGACAATAATCGAAGGCTTGAAGAAGTTGGATTTGAATATTTAGATGATTTAGTGAATTTGGGCTTCTTCGAGAAAGTGGATGAAGACAGAGCCGATATCCACTACTTAATGCATGATTTGATGCATGATCTAGCTCAGGGCGTTTCATCCAAAGAATGCTTCATCATTGATGGTTCTCAGTGCCAACCAATGCCATCAACAATCTGTCATTTGTCTATAATTGCTTCATCTCAATATTCAGACTTTGAGAAAGATTTGGTTGAACTGGATACAGTGCAAAGAAAGAAGCTCAAGTCCTTAATGTTGTTTGGCAGTTTTGGTTCTACATTTGTCACAAGATTTCACTTCATGGCCAATGTGATATGCAATCTGCGTTCATTACGGATATCAGGAAttgaagatgatggagacatCATATCTGGCTTTGGGCACTGTATTCATCTTCGCTATCTACGAGCAACCAGACAAGAGTCTGACAAACATAACCCTTGGCTTGAGAGATATGATCGGCACTTCCCTAAAGAATTGTGCAGACTTTACCGCTTGCAATTCCTGAATGTAGGAGTAGACTGTTATCTTTCTAACTTGACAAAAAGCTTCTCCAGTCTTGTCAATCTACGACATTTCATTTGTCATGAGGAAAACCATTCAGAGCTTTCGGTTAGTAAATTAGCCTCTCTTCAGGAGCTACGCCAGTTTAAAGTCAGAAAGGAAGCTGGTTTTCAGATGGCGCAGCTGGCAAATCTGTCAGAGCTTGATTCTCTATCCATTTTTTGTCTCGAGAACCTCAAAACCAAGGAAGAGGCAAGCAGCGCCAGACTCCTGGACAGGGAACACTTAAGAAGCTTGTGCTTGAGCTGGGATGCTAGTAGGATATGTGCTAATCCTGATATAGAGAAAGAGGTACTCGATGGACTTCAACCACATGCAGAGTTGAACCATCTCCAGATCAGTGGGTACAGGAGTGCTTCACCTCCAACATGGTTAGGAGAGGCTTCACCACTTATCCATTTGCAATCGATCTACTTAGAAGACTGCCTGTCCTTGAGAACTCTACCGCCTTTTGTGCACTTGAAGTGTCTGAAGAAACTGCATTTGTCCAGAATTTGTGGTACACCTGAAGTGTTAACTCGTTCTTTAGAGGAGTTGGTTATTGAGGAAGTTGAAGAGCTAGAAAGATGGGTCATTGGAGACAAATTCTCATTACTAGCATCTGAGCTGCAGGTGCTTGAAATTAAAGGTTGCCCCAAACTAAGGGAGCTTCCCCTTTCATGCTGCTCATCTACCCAAACTGTGTCAGTTCATTTGTTCCCTCTTCTCCATCGTTTTATCATACATGACTGTCCCCTGCTGATGCCGTTACCACCCCTCCCTCTTGGACCTAAGGTATTGAGAATGACAATTGTAAATGTTGGGTCACCATTATATCAGAGTTTGTCATATTATCAGTTTAAAAGCTTATCATACTATCAGACATTGATCTTGGTTGGGACTGAAAAACTGATTACTCCAAATGGAGTGTTGAGTTTGCATAATTTGGGAGCCTTGTCAGAACTGTCTCTCATAAGCTGCTCAAACCTCACTTGGTTCTCTTGGGATGAGGCATTCCAGCAACTTAAGTCCGTGAAGAAATTGAACTTTGAGGAATGCCCAAAACTCCTCTCGATGCCTTCAGCACAAGAGCAATACTACAAGAAAGATCACCCATTACCAGCTCTTGAGAAGCTCACAATCGAGTCAAGCTACATCAGAGGGAATCGGCTTGCTCATGTTTTGTCACATCTACCCTCTCTGTCCTACCTGGAGCTTAGAGATTGTCCAGGGGAAGCAGGTGATGAGTGCATGCTGCTGATTCCACTTGACTCCTTCATATCTTTAAAAGAGTTGTGCATCACAAACTGCGTAGATCTCTCTTGTGGAAACAACAAAGGATTTACAGGGCTCACTTCCCTTGAGACGTTAAGGATTGGAGAATGTCCGAAGCTACTGTCCTCATTGATTCCTGATGAGATGGAAGAAGAGAGTCAAAGCTTGAGCAGAAGCATCCTCCTTCCATTATCATTGCAACGACTGGTGCTTGATGGTATCAGTCAAAAGCTGTTGCCTCTCTCAAGCCTCACCTCTTTGAAGGACCTTGGCATAACCGAGAGCTCAGATCTAGAATCTCTcgatctgcatgcatgcacggcaCTGGAAGAGATAAGAATCCACTGTTCTGGGGCGTTGTCTTCTGTAAAAGGCTTACAAACATGCATCAGCCTAAGATCTCTTGAAGTTTATGGCAGCCCTGGCTTTTGGCTTGCTTGGAGTCATGCAATGCAAGAACTGGTCGGGGTAAATCATGATGTCTTGTACCCACAACTGGAAAGGATTTGGACAGATGATCTCTCCCTACTGACAAGCTGCTGCTGTAAATATCTCCAATCCCTCGAGTGGCTAGGCTTTCTGTGTtttgaagatgatggagatgacgACTCAACAATGGAGGAACCATATGAAGCTTTCCCACTCCTTACCTCCCTACAGGAGCTGAACTTCGACTCGTATAAAAAGCTTCGATCCTTACCAGCGACACTGCATCTCCTTCCTTCCCTCAAGAAGCTAGCAATAAAATCATGTGAAAGCATAGCATCACTGGAAGAGCTAGCCCTACCAGCTTCCCTGGAAGAACTTTACATCAGTGGTTGTGAGAGTCTGCAATCCCTACCCGAAAAACTCAATTATCTCCCCTCCTTCAAGAAGTTAGAGATTTCTCGTTGTCCAGGCATCCTTTCTTTAAAAGAGCAGCACCTGCCATCTTCCCTGGAAGAAATTGTGATCGAGTACTGTGATAATCTCCAATCTCTCCCAGATACTCTGCATCTTCTGAGCTCCCTCATCAAGTTAGATATTAAGTCCTGTCCCAGTATTAAGTCGATGCCAGAAAGAGGCCTCCCTCCTGCCTTAAGAGAATTGTGGGTCTGGGACTGCAAtgaggagttgaagaagcaatGCGCAAATATTAGAAACATCAAAAGAACATTACATATATGTTTCTAG
- the LOC133896492 gene encoding uncharacterized protein LOC133896492, which yields MVCAKCEKKLGKVIVPDKWKEGASNTNESGGRKINENKLLSKKNRWTPYGNTKCVICKQQVHQDAKYCHTCAYSKGVCAMCGKQVLDTKLYKQSNV from the exons atggttTGCGCCAAGT GCGAGAAGAAGCTTGGGAAGGTTATCGTGCCGGACAAGTGGAAGGAGGGCGCCAGCAATACCAACGAGAGCGGTGGCCGCAAGATCAATGAGAATAAGCTCCTCTCCAAGAAGAATAG GTGGACTCCATATGGAAACACCAAATGTGTAATATGCAAACAGCAGGTACACCAGGATGCCAAATATTGCCACACCTGCGCTTATTCAAAAG GGGTTTGTGCAATGTGTGGGAAGCAAGTGCTGGACACGAAGCTGTACAAGCAAAGCAACGTGTGA